Below is a genomic region from Actinomycetota bacterium.
CTGCTGGTGATCGGGGTCTCCGTCGTGATGATGTTCGTCCTCGACCGGTTCGTCCGCACGACCCGGCTGGGGCGGGGCATCCGGGCCGTGGCCCAGGACGTCGAGACGGCCTCGATGATGGGTGTGAACATCGACCGGGTCATCGTCACCACGTTCTTCATCGGTGGCCTCATGGCCGGGGCGGCCGGGCTGCTGTACGTTGGCATCTTCCCCGCGGTCCCCGCCTTCTGGTTCATCGGCTTCACCCCCGGCATCAAGGCCTTCACCGCGGCCGTCCTCGGCGGCATCGGCAACATCCGCGGTGCGATGCTGGGCGGTTTCGTGCTCGGCATGGTGGAGGCGTACTCGGTCCCTTGCTTCGGCGCGCAGTGGACCGACGTGGTGTCGTTCGTCGTCCTGGTCCTGGTCCTGATGTTCCGCCCGACCGGGATCTTGGGCGAGCAGGTGAGGGCCTGACGTGGCGGACCGTCCTCCCTCCTCGCCGCCGCCCCAGCCTCCCCGGGCCCCCGCGCCGAGGCGGAGCAACTGGCGCCAGGCGGGCACTCGCGCCAACGAGGTCACCACGGCGGCCCGCAAGCGGATGGCCGGGGCGACCCGGGAGGTCCTGTCCCCGGTGGGCAGGGGCACGGCGGTCTTTCGAGCCTGGGCGGACCGGCACCGAAGGTGGTCCTATCCGCTGGCCGGCGCCGTCGGGGTCGGCGTCGCGGCGATCCTTCCGTTCCTGAGCACGTGGTTCACGCTCCCCGACTGGCTCCAGCGGGCCACGTCGGGATCGGCGCTGGCCCGGGTGGGCCTGTTCGCCCTGTTCGCCCTCGGGCTGAACGTGGTGGTCGGCTTCGCCGGGCTGCTGGACCTCGGCTACGTCGCCTTCTGGGCCATCGGGTCGTACACGGCGGGGCTCCTCACGGGGGCGGGGACCTTCTCCAAGGGCCTGAACGCCAGCCCGCCGACGGTGACGTTCCTGGACAAGCCCATGTGGCATGCCTGGATGTGGCTCATCATCCTGGCCGCGCTGCTGGTGGCGGTGTTCGCCGGGGTCCTCCTGGGGTCGCCCACCCTTCGGCTCCGCGGCGACTACCTCGCCATCGTCACCCTGGGGTTCGGCGAGATCGTCCGGATCAGCGCGAACAACCTCGACTCGATCACGGTGGGACCCCGTGGCATCGCCTCCATCCCGCACCCGGCGATCCACGTGGGGAGCGTCAACCTGGTGTGGGGGACGTTCATCGACAACAAGTTCTACTGGCTGTTCTTGTCGTTCGTCGTGATCTGGATCGTGGCGATCCGGATGCTGGACCGGTCCCGGATCGGACGGGCGTGGGTGGCCATCCGGGAGGACGAGGTCGCCGCGGCGGCCATGGGCGTCCCGGTGCTCCGGATGAAGCTGGCGGCGTTCGCCATCGGCGCGTGCACCGCCGGGGTCGGTGGGGTGGTCTACGCCGAGCAGGTGAACTTCATCAACCCGCCGACGTTCGCGCTCATCCAGTCCATCCTCATCCTGAGCATGGTGGTGATCGGGGGCATGGGGTCCATCCCCGGAGCCATCCTCGGAGCCGCGGTGGTGACCCTGCTCCCCGAGATCTTCCGGGGGCTGGCCGACTACCGGTTCTTCCTGTTCGGGCTGGCTCTGGTCATCGTGATGATCTTCCGGCCGCAGGGACTCCTCCCCTCCAAGCGCCGAAAGGCCGAGCTGAAGGGCGGAGTCCGGGACGAGGGGCTCTTCGACGTGAGCCACGACGAGGCCACCACCTGATGGCGGCCGTCCTGGAAGCCGAGGGCGTGGCGAAGTTCTTCGGTGGGCTGGCCGCGCTCAATCACCTCGACATCCGGGTGGACGAGGGAGAGATCGTGAGCCTGATCGGGCCGAACGGCGCCGGGAAGACGACGTTCTTCAACCTGGCCACCGGGATCTCCCCGCCCACGGCGGGGGTCATACGGTTCCAGGGGCAGAACCTTCTCCAGCAGCGGTTCCTCGGCCTGGTGAACCGCAAGGTCCGGCCCTTCGAGATCAACCGCCGGGGTATCGGCCGCACCTTCCAGAACATCCGGCTGTTCCAGAACATGACGGCCCTCGAGAACGTGATCGTCGGGACCGACGCCCACCACCGGCAGAACGTGCTGGACGCCATCTTCCGGACCCCACGGCAGCGGCGGGAGGACCGGGAGGGGCAGGCGGAGGCGGAGCGGATGCTGGAGTTCGCCGGCATCCACAAGTACGCGAACGAGCTGGCGGGGAACCTCTCCTACGGGGACCAGCGACGGGTGGAGATCGCGCGGGCCCTGGCCACCAAGCCCAAGCTGCTCCTGCTCGACGAGCCGGCGGCCGGGATGAACCCGCCCGAGAAGGCGTCGCTGATGGGGCTGATCCAGAAGGTCCGGGACCAAGGCGTCACCGTGCTGCTCATCGAGCACGACATGAAGGTGGTCATGGGCATCTCCCACCGGGTCGTGGTGCTGGACTTCGGTGAGAAGATCGCCGAGGGGAAGCCGGAGGAGGTCCAGCGCGACCCCAAGGTCATCGAGGCCTACCTGGGACGGCAGGCCGCCGACGGGGAAGCCAATGGCAGCGATGCCGGCGGCGATGGCAACCGCGGCAGCGGCGAGGGCTCCGGCGATGGCTGAGCCCCTGCTCGAGCTCGAGCAGGTCATCGTGCGCTACGGCGGGATCGAGGCGGTCCGCGGGATCTCGCTGCACGTCGACCAGGGCGAGATGGTCACCCTGATCGGCGGCAACGGCGCCGGGAAGACCACCACGCTCAAGGCGATCTCGGGGACCAAGCGGGCCGCCGCCGGGTCGATCCTGTTCGAGGGGACGCGCATCGACCAGCTCCCGGCCCACCGCATCGTCGAGCTCGGCATCTGCCAGTCGCCCGAGGGCCGCAAGATCTTCCCGCGCATGTCGGTCCGGGAGAACCTGGAGATGGGAGCCTACGCGCGGCGGGGGGCGGGGGCGAAGGGCCTGAAGGACGACTACGAGCGCGTCTACACCCTGTTCCCCGTGCTCAAGGAACGGGAGAAGCAGCCCGGCGGGACCCTGTCCGGCGGCCAGCAGCAGATGCTGGCGATCGGGCGCGCCCTCATGGCCCGCCCCCGCCTGGTGATGCTGGACGAGCCGTCCATGGGACTCGCCCCCATCCTGGTGGAGAGCATCTTCGAGCTGCTCAAGGAGATCCACGAGCAGGGGACCACCATCCTGCTGGTGGAGCAGAATGCCCACATGGCGTTGAATATCGCCGACCGGGGATACGTCCTGGAGAGCGGCCAGATCGTTTTGGAGGACTCGGCCAAGAGCCTCCTCGGCAACGACCAGGTCCGCAAGGCGTATCTGGGAGAGGAGTGACGGCGCGGTTCGACCCTGTTGACTGCCCGCAGAGGAGGGGAAGGATGCACAGACGAAGGCGAATCATCGGGACGGTGGCGGTCGTGGCGGTCTTCGCCCTGGTCGCCTCGGCGTGCGCCAAGAAGAGCACGACCGTTCCCCCGGCAGCGACCGGGACGACCGGACCGACCGGGACGACGGGGTCTCCGACGGGTGCGACGGGGACGCCGATCCCGCAGTTCACTACGATCAAGTCCGGGGAGCTCTCGGTCGGATCGTGCCTCGACTACAAGCCCTTCGAGTTCACCGACCCCAACAC
It encodes:
- a CDS encoding branched-chain amino acid ABC transporter permease — encoded protein: MADRPPSSPPPQPPRAPAPRRSNWRQAGTRANEVTTAARKRMAGATREVLSPVGRGTAVFRAWADRHRRWSYPLAGAVGVGVAAILPFLSTWFTLPDWLQRATSGSALARVGLFALFALGLNVVVGFAGLLDLGYVAFWAIGSYTAGLLTGAGTFSKGLNASPPTVTFLDKPMWHAWMWLIILAALLVAVFAGVLLGSPTLRLRGDYLAIVTLGFGEIVRISANNLDSITVGPRGIASIPHPAIHVGSVNLVWGTFIDNKFYWLFLSFVVIWIVAIRMLDRSRIGRAWVAIREDEVAAAAMGVPVLRMKLAAFAIGACTAGVGGVVYAEQVNFINPPTFALIQSILILSMVVIGGMGSIPGAILGAAVVTLLPEIFRGLADYRFFLFGLALVIVMIFRPQGLLPSKRRKAELKGGVRDEGLFDVSHDEATT
- a CDS encoding ABC transporter ATP-binding protein; its protein translation is MAAVLEAEGVAKFFGGLAALNHLDIRVDEGEIVSLIGPNGAGKTTFFNLATGISPPTAGVIRFQGQNLLQQRFLGLVNRKVRPFEINRRGIGRTFQNIRLFQNMTALENVIVGTDAHHRQNVLDAIFRTPRQRREDREGQAEAERMLEFAGIHKYANELAGNLSYGDQRRVEIARALATKPKLLLLDEPAAGMNPPEKASLMGLIQKVRDQGVTVLLIEHDMKVVMGISHRVVVLDFGEKIAEGKPEEVQRDPKVIEAYLGRQAADGEANGSDAGGDGNRGSGEGSGDG
- a CDS encoding ABC transporter ATP-binding protein; the protein is MAEPLLELEQVIVRYGGIEAVRGISLHVDQGEMVTLIGGNGAGKTTTLKAISGTKRAAAGSILFEGTRIDQLPAHRIVELGICQSPEGRKIFPRMSVRENLEMGAYARRGAGAKGLKDDYERVYTLFPVLKEREKQPGGTLSGGQQQMLAIGRALMARPRLVMLDEPSMGLAPILVESIFELLKEIHEQGTTILLVEQNAHMALNIADRGYVLESGQIVLEDSAKSLLGNDQVRKAYLGEE